Within Coffea arabica cultivar ET-39 chromosome 4e, Coffea Arabica ET-39 HiFi, whole genome shotgun sequence, the genomic segment ttatttcttttagtagACCAGTTTTGGCATTATTTACATCAGTCAAAAATGCAACATGAAGTAGTTCCAACCCCACTGGCAAAAAAGTTAAGCAGTAACTTTTGAAGCCGAAAACGAAGTGCACCAACGATCAATTTCTTTGACTTCGTGCAAACGCACTCCACATGTTACAATTGGCTGAAGTACTAAGATTTGGACCAGCTTAAAAGATAAATTGGCTTACGTCTTATTCACAGTAATATTACTGCAACATTTAGGCAATGAATATCTTGCTCCTGAGTGCTGGCTGACCTAAAGGACTATAATCCATCCCTGATCAAATTCAAATGGTAGCTAAAGCCCGCCTGTAGCTTTTAATTGGTTTTGAATCTACCTGTTTGTTTATACAAACTTGATAGAATTTATCAGTTCAGAGTGATAAAATGAAGTCAAAATCTATCTAATCAAAATGGAAATGTAACAAAATGTATTCAGAGTTTCAGGCAGCCCACAGCTCCAGTGTTTTTATAGCACAAGACAATCTTAATCCATTCGTACTAGCATTAGCTATTTAAGCAGAAGATTGTAGCCATTTTCCACATCCTCAAACACTGCAATCTTTTCTTGGTTGAGTGATAAGCTGAGAAGTACTAACAATGAAGATATCACTGCTCTTCATAATTTCATTCCttctatttttcatttccaCAGTCTCCTCCTTCTCTTCAGCTGCTGAACCCGAGCCAGTGCTCGATATAGATGGAAATGTGCTTCGAACTAACCACTACTACTACATATTACCTGCCAAAGTCCGCGGTAGGTTCAGAGGTGGAGGGCTTACGTTATCGAGCATTGGCAATGACACTTGCCCAGTTGGCGTGTTTCAAGAATTGTCTGAGCAAAGAAATGGCATCCCCTTGACATTTTCGCCTGTGAAACCGAGATATGGTGTTGTTCGTACCTCGACAGATTTAAACATCCAATTTGCTTATCCAGAAACCTGTGGCGAATCTCCAGTTTGGAGGGTTGATAATTATCTTGATCCATCGGTTGATAGCTTTGTATCCATCGGTGGAGTTGTTGGAAATCCTGGTCCTGCGACTTTAGGCAGCtggttcaaaattcaaaaatttggctATGACTACAAGCTTGTTTATTGTCCCACAGTCTGCAGCAATTGTGATGTTATTTGCAAAGATGTTGGCATATTGTACCAGAATGGGGAAAGACGTTTATTTCTGAACGATTATCCACTCAGGGTCGTATTCAAGCAGGCATGAAAATCATGAGATTCGAGATCAGTTGATTTTCTTGGATGTATTCTATGTAATGCTATAAGCTTgtgacaaaaaatataaaataatactGGTAATAAGGAAATCTCCCTGGAAAATGGGGGAAAACCATGTAATAAGGAAGCATTCTAAGTGCTTTTTTTTAAAGTACTAGTTTCGTAGCATGCGTGTTAGTGTTACATATTATCTCGTGCATTGTAACTCTTATTAGCTATGTTAATTTTTAACGATAAATAAAGTGGATGAAATATAATCTACATCTTTCATTTCGCTTCAAATCATAtgttcatttctttctttttttttcttttttggggtgAAATATAATTTTTCCACGAAGTACAAATATTCAAAGAAAGAGTTCTGCTTCCCATAACACATGCAGGACAATATATGCTGTAGCAGATACAAATAGAAGTTCTCGAATTTATGGCAAAAGTACCATGTTATTTCTTTACACTATTTAATTCTggtagttttgatttttttttcttttttccacttAAAGAGTGAATTTTCATTTAGCTTCTTGAACACTAGTTGGTGTATATAGTATCAATGTAGGAAAGATTATTCATATTGCATATCTCGTGCATTGTAACTCTTATTAGTTATGTTACTTTTTAACGATAAATAAAGCAATGAAATATATGTACATGTTTAATTTCATATGTTAATAaaatttaagagtagaagagtttctagaatatattttgagatattttttaaaatttttaaaaaatttaaactaatttttagattaccttttagagtattttttaaaaaattttattgtatttgaaaaactaatttttgaaaaacactcccATCCAAACAGTGTTAGTTTAGCAATAGAGTTGGATTAACGTTCAATCTATGATGTAAATTGATATGGGGAGCCCCAATCTTTGTATAAACTCAACAACTTATCAATAAAACTATGAAAtgtacaatatatatatatatatataatctttCCACAAAGTACAAGTATTCAAAGAAAGAGCTCTGCTTCCCATAACATGTGCAGGATAATATACAGAGTAGTCGACACATATAGAAGTTCTCAAATTTTTGGCAAAAGTAGCGTGTTATTTTATTTCAGGAACTAGGCATAGGAAGTTCAAGGGCTGTTGAAGGCAAATGTATAGTATGAAGTTCAAGGGATGGTTGAAGATTTTGTCGCggcttttgttttccttctttcaaCTTGAAGTCAAGATCTTTTAATTATAATCTCTCTCACCTTACCATCTAACCCAACCATCTCCCAACTCTTGTTTTCCTTTAAAAGAGTTTTTCCTCACTTATTTCCTTGAAAATCCACTAATGTATGCACtatttggaacctgagttttttgaaagtttgtctaaaactttactgtagtgtactgtacaagtttttgaaaaaattttttaacttaaaaaacttttttttttccttttcttttgttttctttttctctttctctttctttttctttctttcctctcttcttcttctttttcttccttccccctcccctttCCCTCCCCCGTCACCCCTGCTCCGACATTGAAGAACCATCTGATTGtcccaaattttcttttcttttcttttttctctttctttttttccttttccttttctttcctctcttcttcttcttcttcctccttcctCCTCCCCCGCCACCTTTGCCTCCAGCTTTGAAGAACCAGCAGCCGTTGCCTCCACCTCTGCCTcaagccaattttttttttctttttctcttcccctcttctccctctccctctccctctctgctCCCCTCTCCCCCTCTACTCCCCTTCATCCTCCCCCTATCCCTCCCGAAGCCAGAGAACTAGCATTGCAGCAgccatggtttttttttttttttgctttttctctctccctcttctcCATCTCCCTCTCCCCCCCTTCTCCCCTTTCCTACTCTCCTCCCCTTCCCCCTGCATCTTTcatacccaaaaaaaagaggaagtatTCGCACCAAAATTCAATTGATTCAGAGGAAAAAAAGCAAAGTTGCAATCATGGCTTCTACTAGCAGTAGGGATGACTGATTAAAGAATTCCACTTTTTTGGAGTCTAAAGCAAAGTTGATTTCATGGCTTCGGTCAATGTGTAATTTTGCTACTGCACTTGGAAATGAAATGGGAtaccaacaaaaatgcacaaacaGGAATGAGAGTGGGGCGCAGTGAGCTTTTTTCTAtgccaaaattagaaaatcgGGTATGTATTGCGACTGGCTGCGATCTAGTCGCGCGACCAGATCGCAGCTAGGGGAAGGGGGGGTGGCTGAGGAGGGGAGGgggaggagagggggagaggggagggagagaaaaaaaaaaagaaaaatagcataACATAATGGTTGCAGATCGGTCAAAGGGgaagggggagagggagagggagaaaaggaaaaaaaaaaagggaggttGGCGCCGGAATAGGTGACCGACGCCGGAAGCAGCGGCAGAAGTGGTGGCCGGCGATGAAGGTGTGGTGGATCGGGGtgggggagaaagaagaagaaaagtaaaagttttttatgtattagatattttgaagtgtgtaggttaaaaaatttgataagtttttttagGTTCCTGTagctaaagttgttaaaaaactagtagctaaaaaacttggccaaaaacttaggttccaaacaggcccatagTTCAAGAAAGATTAATTCTTTACAGAAAATTCTTTATAGAAAAGTCACGAAAAAACTTAATCTACATCAAAAGTCGGACAACATAGCATTTTGTTTGAGCAATTTAGGAATTAGGACCAAGAGATAAAGTTAACCTGCACAAACAGAGAGAGATTGAGAAATTACTTTCTGATAAGCCGAACAAACACTTAGAACTCTTCTAAAATGTTCAGAGGTAGCTACAAAGAGTCAAGAGAGaactctctcacacacacatatGTTTTGCTGGAAAATACTtgtctctttgatgaaagaacaTTTAACCCCTTTTTATAGGGTTTACAAGACAGGAAACTGATTCAAACTAGGAGACCCTAGTGACTACTTGCAGCCTTGTGtctttccaaagttggccgacaATAAAACTCCTAAAATAACTAGGAAAACCAAGACTAAACAACGTAAAATTGACTCACTAACAAAGATTACCAATCGGACTACAATATATGAACTTTATAACAAATGACTAAACTGATGTGCCCACGCCTTGTCGAACGCAAGTCTTCTGGCCAATGTCTTGATTAACCCGAATGGCATTAACACTTGAGGATTCTTCTTGAATAAGAACTTCAATCGTGTTAGAACCTTCAATTACCTCTAGAGTAGCACGAACCAAAGTGTTAAGTTGATTGGCCAGCATAGCTCACAAGCAAGTAATGAAACCAAGTTGAATTGGATCATCTTGAACTCAACAGGCAGCTTGCactttccttttgattttgagAGTTATATTAAAGAACATAAGCTGTTGACATCAAACTTTAAAATATGTATTGgtcaaatttaatttaaaatttctaaaaattcagTTATGAAACAATTCCAACCTGTGTAACAACCaccccaaccaaaaaaaaaagtaaaatagtaagttGTGAAGCCAAAAACTATGCACCAAGGACTAACTTCTTTGACTAAATGCAGTTCCTTGGGACGTACTCCATAGTGTTGTTGGCTGAAGTGCTAAGATTTGCATGCTATTATTTATTACTTAAAACATCACTCCAGATAATTTTAGGGCAGTGAAGATGTTAATCCTGAGTACTGCTGGCTGACCTAAAACATTATAAAATGATCCCTGAAGAAGTAGACAAAATAGTTAAAACCCACCAGTAGCTTTTGATTGGGTTTGAATGTACCTGTGTATTTAGACAATTTGATAGAATTCATTAGCTCAAAGCAATAAAACGAAGTCAGATTCCGTCCAATCAAAAGGTGAATGGAAGCAAATATGTTTGGAAAATCAGTTTCAGGCAGCCACAGCTCCAGTGTCCTACAGTACTACGTGCAACCTGATCCTTCTGGACTGGCATTAGCTATTTATAAGCAGAAGATGGATGCCATTTTTTACATCGTCAAACGCTCAATCTTTACTTGGTTAAGTGATAAGCTAAGAAGTACCACTAATGTTGAAGACATCACTACTCTTCACCACCCTTTCATGTAATATTTTCCATTTCCACAAACTTCTCCTTCTCGTCAGGTGCTGAAGCATCCGAGCCAGTGCTCGATGTAGCTGCAAAGAAGCTTCAAACTGACCTCTAATACTGCATTTTACCAGCCACTGTCAATTGCAAATTCAGAGGTGGACGGTTTACTTTATCCAGCATTTGCAATGATACTTGCCCTGttggtgtttttcaagaaacgTCTGAGCAAAGAAATGGTATCCCCTCGAGATTTTCACCTGTGAACCTGAAAATAGGTGTCATTCGTGTCTCCACAGATTTAAACATCCAATTTTCTTATCCGTATACCTGTGGTGAATCTCCAGTTTGGAGAGTTGATAACTATGTTTATCCATCGGATGATAGCTTTGTTAACATCGGCGGAGTTGTTGTAAATCCTAGTCATGAGACTTTAAACGGTTGgttcaagattcaaaaattagGCTACCATGATTACAAGCTTGTTTTTTGTTCCCACAGTATGCAGCTATTGTGAAGTAATTTGCAAAGATGTTGGCATATTATACCAGAATGGGGAAAGACGTTGTCTTTGAGGACCGATTATCCACTCGGGGTCTTATTCAAGCACGCGTAAAGATGAGATTCGACAATGTGTTAATGCTTTTGGATGCATTGCAATACGGTAGTCCTGTGAGTTGTGACAAAAATATGAATGATATAGTAATAAGGAAGCCTCCTCGGAAAAATGGGAGAAAACCGTGTAATAAGGAAGCATTCAAGTGTTTTTGTTGATGTAGAAGCAAGGAAAATATGTCAACTTACTCTTTTGTATTTCTTAAGTTCAATAAAAGACTATGTTGAGGAGAAAGAGGGGTTCATCATAAGTATCTTATGTATGTCACCAATGTACAGGTGAAAGAGAAAGATCATGGCGATTGGCGAAGACGATGTTTTCAGAAAAAGTAAAACAAAGACTTCCAATGGTTTACCAAGTAAAAGAAGTTAGTTAATTTAATTAACTTTAGCATGGTTTCTGTGATAGGTGAGAAAGGACTTGGCCAACTTGAAATGGGGAAATCGAGTTCTCTGCCAGAAGGATCGCTTACTTAGGCATTGTCAAAAGGTAAGGGATGTCTGGGATTTGGCAGAAGAGGATGCTAGAAGAGCTATTGTGGAAGTCTAGGATTTGGTTAGGGATTGTTGGGGATAATTCAATagaaaatatctaaaaattacaaagcAAATAAtacgaaaatatttcaaatcgTGACTCAAGTAGAATTTAGTATGTAAAGATATTGGACAAATATCCTTTAGGATAATTTGAAAGGTGTTTGCCATTGATTCTTGCACAAAGTTAGATAAACCTACTATGGTGTACTTTTACAAATAATTTTAATAGTAGGAAAATGATCTTCTGCAGCAAATCATTCTTGCTAGACACTTTTGCAGAGAATTCTAATAGTAGGAAAATGATCTTCTGTAACAAATTATCCCTACTAGACCTTTATAGAGTTGAGATTAAGAATGATCAAGAATTGCAACCTTCCTCCATTAGCTTGTGGCTTTCCTTGAATTGTGTTGGTCAAAAGATTCCTCAATATTAATGCAAGTATACAAACAGCTTTTGGATGTTTGGATATCATATGGCAATTAACCTTCAAAATATGAAGACATGCCAAATAAACTTGAACTAGGAGATGTTCACCGTGCGCAACGTTGTAAGTATGTCCAGGTTGAGAGGATAGCAagcatttatttaaaaatagatTTGTTGTACAGAGAAATTATTTAGTTGACCGTGCTTGTTTTTGAATTCTTAATAGGGTTACAGAATATATATTGCAAATGTAAGCACATTTGTATTTTTTGTCCTATAACCTTTGACGTGCACTTTGGTAGCTCGTTAGGAGTGAGTACGGGGGCATTGAGGTTAGAAAAAAGGAATGTTTGGAAGCATTCGCGTGTTGGGGAAAGAATTTGATTTGGTAAGTGGATTTTCGTTAGTGGATGGCGGTGTCATAGCAGGCAATTGTATGAGAGCTGAAACACCAGACAGAGAAACATCAACTCAATGGATACAGAACCTAGTAAAGATGCTCGATGACCACCCAAAGTAACATTGGCAGGATCAGCAAAAGAACTTTGTTTAGGAGGTGGACACTGGCTGGTTCCAGTATTAGCACGATAGGCACTACATGGCTGATCAGAACCAGCAGAAACACGAACACCTGTGTGTATGCCTGGTGAAGCCGCTTCCTGGACATCAGCTCCGCGTTTTCTTTTTGAGAGGCGAGCTGTAGGTCCAGGACCAGAAGGAGTAAGGgccatattttttttctttgcagcATTTGCTTCCCTGCGGTGCCACAAGAGGTCATCCTCCTTTTCCCGTGGCATTTCTACATAACGCTGCCGACGCTTGGCATTTCTATCCATTAAGCTGGGACGGCCAAATTAAACAGTTCACCGGCTCCCCGATACAAGTCAGCAAGCAGCAAAAAAACACCACAACATCGACATGACACGAAGGCTAAGCAACACCGACAATAGCACAACACCACAAGACCGACAACACCGACAGGGTAGCAGACAAATTATGCAATCGAGGTGACCGAAACAATGCCAACAAGAAAGGAGCAGCAAAAGCTAGCAAAAAAAATAGGGTAGCTTGCAGGGGGAAAAAAGGAATAGGCTAAACAAATTGGGCAAAAAGATTGAATGAGCATGGAGGTCAAGCTGAAAAACTTACACAGGTTGAAGAGCAGAGAGTACGTACAACTCCAGGAGACACAGCACACAATCTGCatgcaagaaaggaaagaagcaCACAAAATGCGGCATCAGTGCGAAACAGAGGAAAAAGAATCCAACATCTACATATAAACTTCGAGCGTAGAACAGCCAATATAAATGTAAAAGACATAAGTACGATTTCTTAGCTCAACTGGGAAAAAAAGCACAAATAATATAAACAGCAAGGACTCATCGATGAAAGCGAGTTTCAGTGGAAAAAGGCATGACATTTTCTGTAAGAGGCAAAACCCAGCGGGAAATAACAAAGAACAATTGAAGGAACAAGTTGACAAACACAATGCACACTATACAACCACCTAAGCAGCCGACATAGAGCTAACGAAAACCATTTAAACAGCAGACGCCATGGCAAAGCAATATAGTAATAGAAACCAAGCTTGCTAATGAAAAATGCTAACCAGCAAACAAGTCAAACCGAATGCAGATTGGTAGAAGAATGGGCTGATTAAGATCAAAACCTGGATTAGCACGaaataagaaataaaagatGATAAAAGAAGGCTAAAGCGGAAAATAACGAACACCTCTTCCAGCCAACAGCAACAGGGAGTATATCGACACTGATGCTAACAGTCCAAAAAGTGTAGGAAAACCAGGGAAGGCCAAGAAACAGGCGAAAAGTGAGCCGCTGGAGAGGAATGTATAAGGGTAGAAGGTTGCATGAGGATACGAATGAAAATGGTACGTTCCATCCCTATGCAAGACGAAAAGGTGGGCAGAGGAGCTTCATGAAAAGACGCAAAGAGTGCTCGTGCGCCACAAATTCGAGGAATCATCAAGGCGGCTGAAGGCAGAATAGCCAACGAACGTATAGCTGGCTGTGTACCCGAAGGAAGCACTAATAACTCAATTAAGTTCAGGCAACTCGTTAGCTACTCTTAATAGGAAGCTAATCATCATTACCCTACTTTTAACAGCTCCATAAAAAGCATCATGCCTTTCGATAAGGCTGGCGGTAATTCATTTAAGTTCTGGCATCTCGTTATCTACTTTTAATAGGAAGCTAATCATCATTACCCAGCTTTTAACAGCTCCATAAAAAGCATCGTGGCTTTCTATAAGGTCATCAGTAAAGACACAATAATTGCCGTAAGGTTCCAAGGACAAAAAACGGTTGAtggtttttttttgttccaagaaacaagaaaagaacaaGGGACGCATATGCCATCTCATGGGCTACTCTCACAACCCACACGTGAGAAAGACATGGAGGACGACTATGCTTTGGCACCCTCTTCCCAGTTTATATACATTCTTTAAACAACTTCTGACCATTGCAGGAGCCAGACAATGATGAGTCTTATGTCGGATTCAAAATTGGCCCCCAACATACAaatgatcaaattttgaaaaatatctaACCAGGATGTCTTCCTATCAAATATCTTTGTCATGCTGCGTACCCAAAATGTAATCCCGCCACACCCTAAACAAAGTTAAAGgcataaggaaaacaaatttccaaaccAACTACATTAACTTTTATATTAGCTTCCTAAATCTGCAAATATTAAATCATTCATAATAGCAATTCTACatcttccaaaataaaaaataaaatcaaaccttatacaatatatacaatattCAAATTCTATCATAAAGTATCTTATATAGAAGTGCAAAAGTTATTCTTTAATCAAAAGCCATCTCCATCTCTACTACCACCCCTATGAGCTATCAAGATCCACCTCAATGAACTCATCATTAACTATACAATAACAACAAAGGGGTGAGCAAAAATATTACTCCTTCCGTCTCATTTATTTAGTCATGTTTGGAGAATCCAACTTTTTAATAATAGTGGTTTGATTGTGatgtttatgtttctttttccaattttaccgctacaaattcaaattttaaatttaatcaGTAACATGCACACGATTAAAAAGAAGGGTTATATTGGAAAGAGAATTTAAAagatattttgacttttctaacaTGACAATTGTTTTGGAACATCccaaaatgaaagtatgacactttcaatgagacggagggagtactTGATAAGTAATGCATGTATTTTATTTATTGGCTTGATCATGTTATATACATAATACATTTCTAACACCATTAACTTATGCATATAACCTTATAAGAACATGGTCATTATAAACATTTCAATGGCATATAAAGAAGCTTCAACCATAAGATAACAATTGATCCTGGATATCCAGTTGTTAAGTTAACAGGTTAACAGGGTTCATAGTGCTAACAACCACGGGATTAGCCCATTTCATATTGCTAACTACAACACGGTTAACCTATTTTATATACTAACTACATGTGAGGAACTAATCATGTCAAAAGTTGCTTATATAAGAACTCAATAAATATAGCATTTCATCTCACAAATGACCATAGTAAAAGTAATAACAAATATCACAAATTATGCATGCTCATGCCACTTTAGCAATTAAACAAGTAACTTTCAAAAATCATctttcaaaagataaagaatACATGCACCACTTACCTTGGTTCAACGAATACCCACGCTAGTTCAAGTTATCAGAATAATAGCTACCTGACTCATCTagacataataataataaaatactcaattaCAACCTTAAAGATACCAATCTACTCCAAATTATCATAAAAAGGAGTCTAATACTATCTTAACCACTAATTCCTAACAAAAGATAATTTCCTCATCAAAGCAGAATATAAAGGTTAACTTTAAAGGGTCACTAACTTTCAAAAAGATAGAAACAGGGTGAGATATTTATACAAAGTTAAAGCCCTCaaaatctagtttccaacacaACACATAACACACAGCACCTAAATCTGAATTTCTACATcaagttatggccaaaacactGAAATATATCTACAAAAAATTGAATCTGTCAGTATTTTTGAGCAATCTAACCATGAATTTTCAACACATTTTCAAGGCAAAAAACAAGTTCCAAATTCGATATTCAAGTTCTATTTCCATCTTAAGTCATCTTCCAACCTCCATAGTTGTCAAAAATCAACAAATTTCAGCTTCCAAAATCATGTAAATGCATAAATACTATTAAAAATGAAGTACTAGCACAAGTCATTCATTTCCCTCAACATTTCTCCTTTTCATATTCATGATGACCCTATATCCACATGAAAATAGGGAACAAACAAACTCTATACACCATAACCATGGAAGCTAACTAAGGATTTGAATCAAATACCATCCAATCACCACAATCAAAGAAAAACTACGATCATGTAAAATACCTTGATTAGTTGGCAAAGTAGAATCTCCTAACTCCTCACTCATTGTTTgtgtttgatttgtcaagaatcCTCCTTGATtataagaaaaaaagagagaaataagaaaaggttttgttggaaaaaagaagaaagaaatgaaatgaagaagatgaagaaatttTGGTAAAAATGAATAGTGAAATcccactacaacttttattctttcaaACTTCATTTATTAACACATTAGTCACTCAACTTTAGATCTTTCACTTTTCACCATAATTGTATTTCTTTGCATAAAATCCTCTACAAGACACTTGGGTATCACAATCTTGGTGTTCCCCTCATAAGTGGTAGACTGACAGCCAGTGATTGTAGGCCTTCGGTTGAAAAGATTACGAACCGGAGTTAAATCCTGGTCCAATAAATTGCTTTCTTATGCTGGACGTATCCAATTAGTACGCTCTGTTTTGTTCTCAATGCAGGTGTACTGGTCAAATATCTTTATTCTCCCAAAGAAAGTTATTAAACAAGTGGAAAGCATCTTGAGATCCTTCCTTTGGAAAGGTACCAAACTCAAACAATCTGGTGCTAAAGTGGCATGAAAGGATATTTGTGTCCCTAAATCTGAATGTTGGTTGGGAATAAAGCTATTAGAAGAATGGAATAAAACTGCAATATCCAAGCTGATTTGGAGCATTCTAAGTAGAAACACAACTTCTAGTTGGGTACAGTGGGTTTATTCTCATCTTCTCAAAGGTAAAAGTCTGTAAATTGTTCAAATTCCAGGTAATTGTTCCTGGACTTGGTGGAAAATTCTCAAATTAAGAGACACTGTGAGAAGTCATTTCTTTCATGTGATTTGAGATGGACGAACAACTTCTCTATGGTATGATAATTGGTTACTTGGCGGTACAATTTTTTCCTCTAGAAGTGATATTATTCGTTTATCAGGCCTATTCAATGATGCTTTGGTTAGTGAAATTATTGAGGATGAAGATTGGAGATGGCCTATTTGCAGCAGAAGGCATAATAATAATTTGCAGAATTTGGTCTCCACCATGCCTACTGGTATGAAGCCTAATCTCAATATGGGGGATAAAATTCTATGGGATAATCATCATTTCTCTATCTTATTTGCTTGGGGAACTATTCGGACAAAGCATCCTATTATTCCTTggggtgaagttatttggaatgatactttgccAAGGCATGCTTTCATTCTATGGTTGGCAATGCAGCATAAATTGTCGACTCAAGATCGATTGTTTTCTTGGAGCTTAATGTCAAGAATGAGTTATGTCTTTAGTAGATTAACGATTGAAGATCATACTCATTTTTTGATTGTACCTTCACAAATGGCATTTGGATGTCATTTCACTCTAAATGTTCTATACAGTGGCCTCTTGTTAGTTGGGAGAAATTGATTATTTGGGTTGGAAATAATCTGAAAGGTAAATCTCTAGTCAAAATTCAATGTTGCGTTCTCCTAGCATagtgacaggttgtcgaagcctgtgcaataataaaaataaacctaatTGCCAGTTAAAGTAACCAAAACTCGATtctaagtactggagcaggaactctagatgtgcaatgggttacttgattcaccttgttctcgaagagtttgcttgatccgatatacccgaatgggatggcttttttttcacaaataattatgaatttgtagaTAGAGCAAGTAGGATCGtatcctcagggactggggatatttgtctcttaagaaatccaaagtaacacagggggtgtttttgtataaacgatgacaatcaaagaaattcaaataaaaataaaaataaatagctaactaaaaattaaatgacaattcactaaaattagagtaacaataattgaaggtctagccaagaaataacttcagcaatggtttacctaattgatcatcgatgcacaaGCAATTCCagttatttattaataaataggttataactgtcaaacaagcgTTGACAGTCAACCCCTTCTTACTATGTCGGtaattaaggtacgcccgttaaccACTACTCTAATttagaaataatcctaggtacgcatgtaagatttaattccccaattgtcttacgtattagaggagccctattctaaccaaataacacactaccagggttattttgaattagcccgcgtatcccgctaacacaaatctaatcatgccagttgtcactaattcaagacaattaaacaattatggatttaattccCTAATTGAtaatagattatcaaattaactaattatccggatccaagacaat encodes:
- the LOC113740635 gene encoding kunitz trypsin inhibitor 5-like; translation: MKISLLFIISFLLFFISTVSSFSSAAEPEPVLDIDGNVLRTNHYYYILPAKVRGRFRGGGLTLSSIGNDTCPVGVFQELSEQRNGIPLTFSPVKPRYGVVRTSTDLNIQFAYPETCGESPVWRVDNYLDPSVDSFVSIGGVVGNPGPATLGSWFKIQKFGYDYKLVYCPTVCSNCDVICKDVGILYQNGERRLFLNDYPLRVVFKQA